One genomic segment of Sphingobacteriales bacterium includes these proteins:
- a CDS encoding SNF2 helicase associated domain-containing protein — protein MEHLRKSSIQKYLNNSANNTILARGRTIKKANGCQLVSLDIENEKALYHVQSDSMDGSYQVNISKFGSSLTLQIKCECAYNWSGLCKHEIAALLDLDEQLQHIKYDQSFTVLHMASINESVIQSCLPNELYQTARQLAFSDHAEIETIGHQTIKAKLKYKNADYEVTIAKDGKQFNTTCNCSDTDYKICLHKAIVFLQMRFKYGTNAFAGLANWNDYKNSLLAEYGYSLNDEGLSGKFEFRMTDDKPELIVLDPSLIKLSQINQISEKYENSFNNATNNNNTEAKNAIFEGLKAYKKAKSEDDRFGLGYVFVLHREYEKNFELLPIVGKLNPETHQISSHISNFNDALTKWQTVNTFSIPEIDAADNALLKIIRNLTQLTLSLTAETSATKIVNINSYSRKKNNPNASLEKQEELFYQLQPVLIKAFELLKNKQVFYHNNIGKSLSLNNLLPLQLITDPISLGFVLEETSDLYYLTGYVKTASGWQIPFGELTLYAPCLLFVNDHLLILPNGKDLALIKHLINNNGLSIKKTAFPVLLRQLILPLQLRYEVAININQNWQNIAPKPLARIYLTDANDEMVAFRPAVYYEGYMVSPDNLEATFVVEQQGELYQITRDKSFETQFFDFFAQQHPLFNEQLSQNPTAPYCLLPFDELLKDAWFLDFAAAMHAQQIELMGVKQLSRFNYSLHKPEMQWRVSSGIDWFDMEADIKFGTETVTLKDVQRAVMRNERFVKLSDGTMGVLPEEWLKRYETILKIGDVKGNKLKLSKIHFSLLDELYQEIDDASTLLELEDKKRKLRLFNQIESKPLPKNVLANLRPYQAEGFNWLTFLDEFKWGGCLADDMGLGKTLQVLTFLQHQKQQNSLQHHLIVVPTSLLFNWEAEVRKFTPDLTFYTHHGINRNRIGKQQFDEFDLIITSYGTLVADIELFSDLYFSYIVLDESQSIKNPNTKRYKAVRLLKSHNRIALSGTPIENNTFDLYAQMSFLNPGMLGSTEFFKTEFANPIDKNNDTEKVEVLRKLIFPFVLRRTKEMVAKDLPEKTETTHYCEMGSQQRRIYEAFKNEYRFKILDRIDQDGMEKSGIYILEGLLKLRQICDSPALLPGPEDYGHESAKLDVLMELLEEITNNHKILVFSQFLGMLDLLRQRLEKNNITYTYLDGSTNTNNRRNAVDKFQEDEQVRVFLISLKAGGLGLNLTAADYVFLLDPWWNPAVEAQAIDRTHRIGQTRNIFAYKMVCKDSIEEKILLLQAKKKALAYDLVAADAKFVKQLTREDVAYLFT, from the coding sequence ATGGAGCACCTGCGCAAAAGTTCAATTCAGAAATATTTAAATAATTCGGCAAATAATACTATTTTGGCGCGGGGACGTACCATAAAAAAAGCTAACGGCTGCCAGCTTGTTTCATTAGATATAGAAAATGAAAAAGCACTATACCACGTACAAAGCGACAGTATGGACGGCAGTTACCAAGTTAATATCAGTAAATTTGGCAGCTCGTTAACTTTACAAATTAAATGCGAGTGTGCCTATAACTGGAGCGGGTTATGCAAACACGAAATAGCAGCTTTACTTGACTTAGACGAGCAACTACAACATATAAAATACGACCAATCGTTTACAGTGCTTCACATGGCCAGTATTAACGAGTCGGTAATACAATCGTGCTTGCCCAACGAACTATACCAAACAGCCCGCCAGTTGGCCTTTTCAGACCACGCCGAAATTGAAACAATAGGCCACCAAACCATTAAAGCTAAGCTTAAATATAAAAATGCAGACTACGAGGTTACCATAGCCAAAGATGGCAAACAATTTAATACCACTTGCAACTGCTCAGACACAGACTATAAAATTTGCCTGCACAAAGCCATCGTTTTTTTGCAGATGCGCTTTAAATATGGCACAAATGCTTTTGCCGGATTGGCTAATTGGAACGATTATAAAAATAGTTTGTTAGCTGAATACGGATACTCCCTAAACGACGAGGGTTTATCCGGAAAATTTGAGTTTAGAATGACAGACGACAAACCCGAGTTAATTGTTCTTGACCCGTCTTTAATTAAACTCAGCCAAATTAATCAAATTAGTGAAAAATACGAAAACAGTTTCAACAACGCAACCAACAATAACAATACCGAAGCAAAAAACGCCATTTTTGAAGGCTTAAAAGCCTACAAAAAAGCTAAATCAGAAGACGACCGCTTTGGCTTAGGCTATGTATTTGTACTGCATCGCGAATACGAAAAAAACTTTGAACTGCTGCCAATAGTTGGAAAACTAAACCCCGAAACCCACCAAATTAGTTCACATATATCTAATTTTAACGATGCCTTAACAAAATGGCAAACTGTTAATACATTTAGTATTCCCGAAATTGATGCTGCCGATAATGCGCTACTAAAAATTATCCGGAATTTAACGCAGCTAACTTTATCGCTAACCGCCGAAACCTCAGCTACAAAAATAGTAAATATAAATAGTTATAGCCGCAAAAAAAACAATCCAAACGCATCGCTCGAAAAACAAGAAGAGCTTTTTTATCAGTTACAGCCTGTGCTAATAAAAGCTTTTGAACTATTAAAAAACAAACAAGTATTTTACCATAACAATATCGGAAAAAGTTTAAGCTTAAACAATTTATTACCGCTACAACTTATAACTGACCCTATTAGTTTGGGGTTTGTTTTGGAGGAAACCTCTGATCTTTACTATTTAACCGGATATGTAAAAACAGCATCGGGCTGGCAAATACCTTTTGGCGAGCTAACTTTATACGCGCCCTGCCTGCTTTTTGTTAACGATCATTTGTTGATTTTGCCCAATGGTAAAGACCTTGCCCTCATTAAGCACTTAATTAATAATAATGGATTAAGCATAAAAAAAACTGCATTTCCGGTACTATTGCGGCAGTTAATTTTGCCCCTCCAACTGCGCTACGAAGTAGCTATCAATATTAATCAAAATTGGCAAAACATAGCCCCTAAACCACTTGCCCGCATCTATTTAACCGATGCTAACGACGAAATGGTCGCTTTTCGTCCGGCGGTGTATTACGAAGGCTATATGGTTAGCCCCGACAATTTAGAAGCCACTTTTGTAGTAGAACAACAAGGTGAATTGTACCAAATTACCCGAGACAAATCTTTTGAAACCCAGTTTTTTGATTTTTTTGCCCAACAACACCCCCTGTTCAACGAGCAATTAAGCCAAAACCCAACCGCACCATATTGCCTGCTACCTTTTGACGAGCTGCTTAAAGATGCTTGGTTTTTAGATTTTGCCGCTGCCATGCACGCACAACAAATTGAGTTGATGGGGGTTAAGCAACTTAGCAGGTTTAATTATAGTTTGCATAAACCCGAAATGCAATGGCGCGTTAGCTCGGGCATTGATTGGTTTGATATGGAGGCCGATATAAAATTTGGCACCGAAACCGTAACGCTTAAAGATGTGCAACGTGCAGTTATGCGCAACGAGCGCTTTGTAAAACTTAGCGATGGCACCATGGGTGTTTTGCCCGAAGAATGGCTAAAACGCTACGAAACAATATTAAAAATAGGCGATGTTAAAGGCAATAAACTAAAACTATCGAAAATTCACTTTTCCCTGCTCGACGAACTTTACCAAGAAATTGACGATGCTTCAACTTTATTGGAACTTGAAGATAAAAAACGGAAACTGCGCCTTTTTAATCAAATTGAGTCTAAACCATTACCCAAAAATGTATTGGCCAACCTGCGCCCATACCAAGCCGAGGGCTTTAACTGGCTTACATTTTTAGATGAATTTAAATGGGGGGGCTGCCTTGCCGACGATATGGGGCTGGGCAAAACCTTACAGGTGCTTACCTTTTTACAGCACCAAAAACAACAAAACAGCTTACAACACCATTTAATTGTAGTGCCAACCTCCTTGTTATTTAATTGGGAGGCCGAAGTTCGCAAATTTACGCCGGATTTAACCTTTTACACCCACCACGGAATTAACCGCAACCGCATTGGCAAACAACAGTTCGACGAATTCGATTTAATTATTACCTCGTATGGAACTTTAGTGGCAGATATTGAACTATTTAGCGATTTATATTTTAGCTATATTGTTTTAGATGAATCGCAGTCTATCAAAAACCCTAATACCAAACGGTACAAAGCAGTGCGTTTACTAAAATCGCATAACCGGATTGCGCTTAGTGGAACACCCATTGAAAACAATACCTTCGATTTATATGCCCAAATGAGTTTTTTAAATCCTGGTATGTTAGGCAGCACCGAATTTTTTAAAACCGAATTTGCCAACCCAATTGATAAAAATAACGATACCGAAAAAGTTGAAGTTTTGCGCAAACTAATTTTCCCGTTTGTGCTGCGCCGTACTAAGGAAATGGTCGCAAAGGATCTTCCGGAAAAAACCGAAACCACGCACTACTGCGAAATGGGATCACAACAACGCCGCATTTACGAAGCTTTCAAAAATGAATATCGGTTTAAAATTTTAGACCGAATAGACCAAGACGGAATGGAAAAATCGGGAATTTATATTTTAGAGGGCTTACTTAAATTGCGGCAAATTTGCGACTCGCCCGCCTTATTGCCCGGCCCCGAAGATTACGGCCATGAATCAGCTAAATTAGATGTTTTAATGGAATTGTTGGAAGAAATTACTAATAACCACAAAATATTAGTTTTTTCGCAATTTCTGGGCATGTTAGACCTGCTGCGCCAGCGCCTCGAAAAAAATAATATTACCTATACTTATTTAGACGGCTCGACAAATACAAACAATCGCCGCAATGCTGTCGATAAGTTTCAGGAGGATGAACAAGTTAGGGTGTTTTTAATTAGCCTCAAAGCTGGCGGTTTAGGGCTTAACCTTACTGCCGCCGATTACGTTTTTTTGCTTGACCCTTGGTGGAACCCTGCCGTTGAAGCCCAAGCTATTGACCGCACCCACCGGATAGGCCAAACCCGCAATATTTTTGCCTATAAAATGGTTTGTAAAGATTCGATAGAAGAAAAAATACTACTGCTACAAGCCAAAAAGAAAGCCCTTGCCTACGACTTAGTAGCTGCCGATGCAAAATTTGTAAAACAACTTACCCGCGAAGATGTGGCTTATTTGTTTACCTAA